In Haliotis asinina isolate JCU_RB_2024 unplaced genomic scaffold, JCU_Hal_asi_v2 scaffold_17, whole genome shotgun sequence, a single genomic region encodes these proteins:
- the LOC137269773 gene encoding uncharacterized protein produces the protein MSSCHPSEVIKKYTDGCQKCEAVGKSYTSSYSSINIISIHTTRSIICAGRKSGPEFEKKRKTLHRLGKIVSAWRNSGGGQVLIHVEGQLLEDRCLEPFDEFITRTLSNLLDDEELYVDTYVRHWLSEIHNFQCHADFILLNVKETKRVATVDFNTKARNDIEIVPVTPASLSKCMISRQTNTDSQKFKRKGLCENIQCLHESRNTEIKCFHVDKLRNQTGKQVSKSPSDFVDYLWYDLKLKDNLTSMSKIEGGGSYYVGISENTLDIEKYRTKLPYIDGFYLEFEASDIIRDIKAKLQSDSIALQTGTFCSVPDDLIEVCLHSISGTKRRVLEVAVRWYDGIIFSDKDGPRAYEVKNNAIQRMDKTTWLERFQAIIV, from the exons ATGTCATCCTGTCATCCCTCTGAAGTGATTAAGAAGTATACAG ATGGGTGCCAAAAATGTGAGGCGGTTGGAAAATCATACACGTCTTCATACAGCAGTATTAACATAATTTCTATCCACACAACCCGGTCTATCATCTGTGCTGGAAGGAAATCAGGGCCAGAGTTCGAAAAGAAAAGGAAAACTCTTCACAGACTCGGGAAGATAGTCTCAGCTTGGAGGAACAGCGGAGGAGGCCAAGTTCTGATTCATGTCGAGGGTCAACTACTGGAGGACAGGTGTCTGGAACCGTTTGATGAGTTCATAACCAGGACTCTCTCTAATCTCCTTGATGACGAAGAGTTATACGTGGACACATACGTGCGACATTGGCTCTCTGAGATTCATAACTTTCAATGCCATGCGGACTTCATTCTTCTGAATGTGAAGGAAACGAAGAGAGTAGCCACTGTTGATTTTAACACGAAAGCAAGGAACGATATTGAAATCGTACCAGTAACTCCCGCCAGTTTGTCTAAATGCATGATTAGTAGACAGACTAACACGGATTCTCAAAAATTCAAACGAAAGGGTTTATGTGAAAATATTCAGTGTCTCCATGAAAGCAGAAATACGGAGAtcaaatgtttccatgttgACAAATTAAGAAATCAAACAGGAAAGCAAGTTTCTAAAAGTCCGTCAGATTTCGTGGATTATCTATGGTATGATCTCAAGCTGAAAGATAACCTGACATCTATGTCCAAGATTGAAGGAGGCGGATCGTACTATGTTGGAATAAGTGAGAATACTCTGGACATTGAAAAGTACAGGACCAaacttccttacattgatgggtTTTACCTGGAATTTGAAGCATCAGATATTATTAGAGACATTAAAGCTAAACTTCAAAGTGATTCAATAGCTTTGCAAACGGGAACATTTTGTAGTGTCCCTGACGATTTGATTGAAGTGTGTTTGCATTCAATTTCTGGAACTAAGAGGCGTGTTCTGGAAGTGGCTGTTCGTTGGTATGATGGTATCATCTTCAGTGACAAGGACGGACCGAGGGCGTATGAAGTGAAGAACAATGCTATACAGCGGATGGACAAAACTACCTGGTTAGAGCGATTTCAAGCTATCATAGTGTAA